The following proteins are co-located in the Synechococcus sp. PROS-U-1 genome:
- a CDS encoding HlyD family efflux transporter periplasmic adaptor subunit — MPPSAPITEESKSKKKLQVWDGSAAMVEQGRHWSSALIWTFALLFGSTLLWAFTAKLDQTITVRGRIVPAGRVRDVESPSAGVISQVHVTEGQLIARGDPLFTVEAKGLSSRRQALLSTVQLLDLQAEGMQGILSSGGDPDRLPPLPTVPVVADPDQASKLLTANQQALQMRSQLVQLANKLASARQTLELKTAIAADMKPLFDSGGMSRNAYLEQLNRLQEIKSNVANLEEERSKVMGQVASQLNQTNRQLLGLRAELEGLKESISYRTVKAPSAGQVFDTAIKRSDVVNTSEIALKIVPRNRLEASVNIQDRDIGFVKLGMPASVSVDSFPSGEFGYITGEVKSLGLDALPPTQETQAYSFPASISLDQQEVLAGDNKLNLQSGMAVSANIKLRSRPVISIVTDMFTKQLEGVKRFR; from the coding sequence ATGCCCCCTTCCGCTCCGATTACAGAAGAATCCAAGTCCAAGAAGAAACTGCAGGTGTGGGACGGCAGTGCCGCCATGGTCGAGCAGGGCCGGCACTGGTCCAGTGCCCTGATCTGGACCTTCGCCTTATTGTTCGGCTCCACGTTGCTCTGGGCCTTCACTGCGAAGCTAGATCAGACCATCACGGTGCGTGGTCGCATCGTTCCCGCCGGTCGTGTGCGCGACGTTGAATCCCCCAGTGCTGGCGTGATCAGCCAGGTTCATGTCACCGAAGGTCAGTTGATTGCTCGCGGTGATCCGCTGTTCACAGTGGAGGCCAAGGGCTTGTCCAGCCGTCGCCAGGCCTTGCTCAGCACCGTTCAGCTGCTCGACCTCCAGGCCGAGGGCATGCAGGGCATCCTCTCCAGTGGTGGAGATCCCGATCGCTTGCCTCCCCTGCCCACGGTTCCGGTGGTGGCCGATCCCGACCAGGCCTCCAAGCTGCTCACCGCCAACCAGCAGGCCCTTCAGATGCGCTCGCAGCTGGTGCAGCTGGCCAACAAGCTGGCCAGCGCACGCCAGACCTTGGAACTAAAGACAGCTATTGCCGCCGATATGAAGCCGTTGTTTGATTCTGGTGGCATGTCTCGCAATGCCTACCTCGAGCAGCTCAACCGCCTGCAGGAGATCAAATCGAACGTCGCAAATCTGGAGGAGGAACGCTCCAAGGTGATGGGTCAGGTGGCCAGCCAGCTCAACCAGACCAACCGTCAGCTGCTTGGCCTCCGCGCTGAACTGGAGGGGCTTAAGGAATCGATCTCCTACCGGACGGTCAAGGCGCCGAGCGCCGGCCAGGTGTTCGACACCGCCATCAAACGATCGGATGTGGTCAACACATCCGAAATCGCCCTCAAGATCGTTCCCCGCAACCGGCTTGAGGCCAGTGTCAACATCCAGGATAGAGACATCGGTTTCGTCAAGTTGGGCATGCCCGCCAGCGTCTCTGTTGACTCCTTCCCTTCTGGAGAATTCGGCTATATCACCGGTGAAGTGAAAAGCCTCGGCCTGGATGCCCTACCCCCCACCCAGGAGACCCAGGCCTACAGCTTCCCGGCGAGCATCAGCCTCGATCAGCAGGAGGTTCTGGCTGGTGACAACAAGCTCAACCTGCAGAGCGGCATGGCCGTGAGTGCCAACATTAAACTGCGTTCCCGCCCGGTGATCAGCATCGTCACCGACATGTTCACCAAGCAGTTGGAGGGTGTGAAGCGCTTCCGCTGA
- a CDS encoding glycosyltransferase family 4 protein, with the protein MKILFVNHGGADSMGGGDGVQIRETAQRLANRGHQVVAVNSDQPDPREFDLVHIFNCRAPQSFEQQIAACRAAGVPTVVSPIWVSIPQAIWGSRGSMAVVNRLVQEPGAQADQGLRQLIGRELTVHLDDGSIEADGRGSRDMSWMKRVGALLQGVDGLLPNSFLELKAVQQDLHWCGDCFEIAHYGVDPRLFLDADPEPFRQKFGIQGPFVVQAGRIEPAKNQLMLCWALRNTNLPLVLIGKTRSWQGFADRCREILGNRLTIIDHLPQELLASAYAASSVHVLTSWMETCGLVTLEAALAGAPVVGSTFGHELEYLRNDCWWADPANPDSIRDAVVGAWQAGRTDQRPVRLKRRILEEFNWERTADATERLYERVLAKQR; encoded by the coding sequence ATGAAGATCCTGTTCGTCAACCACGGTGGCGCCGACTCCATGGGCGGAGGCGATGGCGTGCAGATCCGCGAAACGGCCCAACGCCTGGCGAACCGGGGCCATCAGGTGGTGGCCGTGAACAGCGACCAGCCGGATCCAAGGGAGTTCGATCTGGTGCACATCTTCAACTGCCGGGCACCGCAGTCCTTCGAGCAGCAGATCGCCGCCTGCCGGGCCGCTGGCGTGCCCACAGTGGTGTCGCCGATCTGGGTGTCGATCCCCCAGGCGATCTGGGGCAGCCGCGGCAGCATGGCCGTGGTGAACCGACTGGTGCAGGAGCCCGGGGCTCAAGCGGATCAAGGGCTGCGCCAGCTGATCGGACGGGAGCTGACGGTGCATCTGGATGACGGCAGCATCGAGGCCGATGGTCGCGGCAGCCGCGACATGAGCTGGATGAAGCGGGTCGGCGCCCTGCTGCAGGGGGTGGATGGTTTGCTGCCCAACAGCTTTCTGGAACTGAAGGCGGTGCAGCAAGACCTGCACTGGTGCGGCGACTGCTTCGAGATCGCGCATTACGGCGTCGATCCACGGCTGTTCCTGGATGCGGACCCCGAGCCGTTCCGGCAGAAGTTCGGCATTCAGGGTCCGTTTGTGGTGCAGGCCGGCAGGATCGAACCGGCGAAGAACCAACTGATGCTCTGCTGGGCCCTGCGCAACACCAACCTGCCGCTCGTGCTGATCGGCAAGACCCGCAGCTGGCAGGGCTTTGCCGATCGCTGCCGCGAGATCCTCGGCAACCGGCTGACGATCATCGACCACCTGCCGCAGGAGCTGCTTGCGTCGGCCTATGCCGCCTCATCGGTGCACGTGCTCACCAGCTGGATGGAGACCTGCGGCCTCGTGACCCTGGAAGCGGCCCTGGCCGGAGCACCGGTGGTGGGCAGCACCTTCGGCCACGAGCTTGAATATCTGCGCAACGACTGCTGGTGGGCGGATCCAGCCAACCCGGATTCGATCCGTGATGCCGTGGTGGGGGCCTGGCAGGCGGGCCGGACCGATCAACGTCCAGTACGGCTGAAGAGGCGAATTCTGGAGGAATTCAACTGGGAACGCACCGCGGATGCCACCGAAAGGCTCTACGAGCGGGTGCTGGCGAAGCAACGCTGA
- a CDS encoding glycosyltransferase family 9 protein has protein sequence MTRRPVNLMPVLQRYCGEPLGDRPHMVVLGSCKVGNFVVSTPVLQGLRARFPDAVIGFLGSEVTAAFETALESIDWRHSWDASAADAGLQLQQQLAQHRQHHGPIALAVNLDGFNPVTCTLVPWLQPRYVAGGSLSANLRRSLPWGDQPQQRFLADPDWDSPTFLARYEGVFASNYIAELFAQLAYVADHVDVTAIELPCEPPPFAVPDVLVHCTTARGAKVWPFSAWRQVIDHLSAHGVSVGLVGSPPAAQKEAYNAGDGEDALLEQTALIDLRGRTSLIQLAGACAQAKAVVSVDAGPLHIAAAVGVPTLAVVGNDADGVGASPVRLWLPRCANVTRTVSERHCDACAENRFRNDDCLVDGHPCMAGVRPAQVIDWLDRSLAG, from the coding sequence ATGACCCGTCGCCCAGTGAACTTAATGCCGGTGCTGCAGCGTTATTGCGGAGAGCCGCTGGGAGACCGCCCCCATATGGTGGTGCTCGGCTCTTGCAAGGTGGGCAACTTCGTGGTGAGCACGCCCGTGCTCCAGGGATTGCGTGCTCGCTTCCCCGATGCCGTGATCGGGTTCCTCGGCAGTGAGGTCACCGCTGCTTTTGAAACCGCGCTCGAGAGCATCGACTGGCGTCATAGCTGGGATGCCTCGGCAGCCGATGCCGGTCTGCAGTTGCAGCAGCAGCTGGCCCAGCACAGGCAACACCACGGTCCCATCGCTCTTGCGGTGAATCTGGATGGGTTCAATCCGGTGACCTGCACCCTCGTTCCTTGGCTGCAGCCTCGCTATGTGGCCGGGGGCAGCCTCAGTGCCAACCTGCGCCGCTCGCTCCCCTGGGGTGATCAGCCCCAGCAACGCTTTCTGGCGGATCCGGACTGGGACAGCCCGACATTCCTGGCCCGTTATGAGGGCGTCTTCGCCAGCAACTACATCGCTGAGTTGTTCGCGCAGCTCGCCTATGTGGCTGATCACGTGGATGTGACGGCGATCGAGCTGCCGTGTGAGCCACCGCCGTTTGCGGTGCCCGATGTGCTGGTTCACTGCACCACGGCTCGCGGTGCCAAGGTCTGGCCCTTCTCCGCCTGGCGTCAGGTGATTGATCACCTCAGTGCCCACGGCGTCAGTGTGGGCCTGGTGGGGAGTCCGCCGGCAGCTCAGAAGGAGGCTTACAACGCCGGTGACGGTGAGGACGCCCTGCTGGAGCAGACGGCTCTGATCGATCTGCGCGGCCGCACCAGCCTGATTCAGCTGGCCGGGGCCTGCGCCCAGGCCAAAGCGGTGGTGAGTGTGGATGCTGGCCCACTGCACATCGCAGCTGCCGTCGGCGTGCCCACCCTGGCGGTGGTCGGCAACGATGCCGATGGCGTCGGCGCCAGTCCGGTGCGTCTGTGGTTGCCCCGCTGCGCCAATGTCACGCGCACGGTGTCGGAGCGTCATTGCGACGCCTGTGCTGAGAACCGCTTCCGCAATGACGACTGCCTGGTGGATGGGCATCCCTGCATGGCCGGCGTGCGTCCTGCGCAGGTGATTGATTGGCTGGATCGCAGCCTGGCCGGATGA
- a CDS encoding glycosyltransferase produces MTRPRLSVVVAVYNMRREAPRTLQTLAAAYQDVPRDAYELIVVENGSTDPLGAEAVAAIDPSFQYRWSEPGNPSPAAAINAAVRQSRGEAVALLIDGARMLSPGFLRYSLLALQAYRRPLISTLGCHLGARPQQQAVREGYDAAAEDQLLASVPWQRNGYSLFRIACLAGSSKYGILAPLAESNALVMRRQMFDELGGLEEGFTSPGGGLVNLDFYQRAQALPGVQLVTLLGEASFHQIHGGATTGAANRWQAMTAEYAALRGRPFDPYPRPWPRPDFLGQIRPLFRPWLRRALAELRPLEQAQPGLAYADSPHPERFAAPPQRVLAVLGMHRSGTSMLTGTLQEAGLVLGDVVTAAPHNRKGNREALPIRTLHDDLLASAGGDWKSPPEAVVWRPVHRLLRDALIERFANQPLWGFKDPRSLFCLEGWREALPQLEAVAIVRHPLEVAASLQARDGLPLADGMALWERYNRRLLHWIEQFDCPLLVFEPEAEGIKQQLAGLIKTLDLPRQLGPEELRFFASELRHQGLAAREQGILPASARRLHQQLLERAIQA; encoded by the coding sequence ATGACCCGGCCCAGGCTTTCCGTTGTGGTGGCGGTCTACAACATGCGCCGGGAGGCTCCGCGCACCTTGCAGACGCTCGCCGCCGCGTATCAGGACGTTCCCCGGGATGCCTACGAGCTGATCGTGGTGGAGAACGGCTCCACCGATCCCCTTGGTGCGGAGGCGGTTGCAGCGATCGATCCCAGCTTTCAGTACCGCTGGAGCGAGCCCGGCAATCCCTCCCCCGCAGCGGCGATCAATGCCGCAGTGCGCCAGAGCCGTGGGGAGGCGGTGGCGCTGCTGATTGATGGCGCCCGCATGCTGTCGCCGGGGTTCCTGCGCTACAGCCTGCTGGCCCTGCAGGCCTACCGCCGGCCGCTGATCAGCACCCTGGGTTGTCACCTGGGCGCTCGGCCTCAGCAGCAGGCCGTGCGGGAGGGTTACGACGCGGCCGCGGAAGATCAGCTGCTGGCGTCGGTGCCCTGGCAGCGGAATGGCTACAGCCTGTTCCGGATCGCCTGTTTGGCCGGGTCGTCCAAGTACGGGATCCTGGCGCCGCTGGCGGAAAGCAATGCGCTGGTGATGCGCCGCCAGATGTTCGATGAGCTGGGTGGTCTGGAGGAGGGATTCACCAGTCCGGGTGGTGGTTTGGTGAACCTCGACTTCTACCAGCGAGCCCAGGCGCTGCCGGGGGTGCAGCTGGTCACCCTGCTCGGGGAAGCCAGTTTTCACCAGATTCATGGTGGTGCTACTACCGGAGCGGCCAACCGCTGGCAGGCGATGACGGCGGAATACGCCGCCCTGCGGGGGAGGCCGTTCGATCCGTATCCGCGCCCCTGGCCACGGCCGGATTTTCTGGGGCAGATCCGCCCTCTGTTCCGCCCCTGGCTGCGGCGGGCTTTGGCGGAACTGCGCCCGCTCGAGCAGGCCCAACCCGGATTGGCCTATGCCGACAGTCCCCATCCGGAGCGCTTTGCGGCCCCCCCGCAGCGGGTGTTGGCGGTGCTCGGTATGCACCGCAGCGGAACCAGCATGCTCACCGGCACGCTCCAGGAAGCGGGTCTTGTGCTGGGGGATGTGGTGACGGCAGCACCCCACAACCGCAAGGGCAATCGAGAGGCGTTGCCGATCCGCACCCTCCACGACGATCTGCTGGCCTCTGCCGGTGGCGACTGGAAAAGCCCCCCGGAGGCAGTGGTCTGGCGGCCGGTGCACCGGCTGCTGCGGGATGCCCTGATCGAACGCTTCGCCAATCAACCCCTCTGGGGTTTCAAGGACCCCCGCAGCCTGTTCTGCCTGGAGGGTTGGCGCGAAGCGCTGCCGCAGCTAGAGGCCGTTGCGATCGTGCGTCATCCCCTGGAGGTGGCTGCGTCGTTGCAGGCCCGGGACGGCCTGCCCCTCGCCGATGGGATGGCGTTGTGGGAGCGCTACAACCGCCGCCTGCTCCACTGGATCGAGCAGTTCGACTGCCCCCTGCTGGTGTTTGAGCCCGAAGCGGAGGGGATCAAGCAGCAGCTGGCGGGCTTGATCAAGACGCTTGACCTGCCCCGTCAGCTCGGCCCTGAGGAGCTGCGCTTTTTCGCCAGCGAACTCCGCCATCAAGGTCTTGCTGCCCGCGAGCAGGGCATCCTCCCGGCTTCGGCTCGCCGGCTCCATCAACAACTGCTGGAGCGGGCTATTCAGGCCTGA
- a CDS encoding sulfotransferase, with the protein MPGSVGAVELPYTPANAASEAVKTRRLSFLICGAQKSGTSALHDYLRRHPQIDLPLVKELHLFDNEAADWSDAGIDRIDAAIARHFPSTQSGRCCGEATPVSLWWVPAMERIWRYNPAMRLIAILRNPISRAYANWRMEQLKGRDRGPLPLSLAEEEQRCRESLPLQHRVRSYLSRGLYSEQIRRVWRYFPREQLLLLRQEELMEQPATTLARIHAHLGVEPLPFEGAQSVISWRSVPEQTPNRPLPQPETIPNKAPTAVRDALQRLYAPEIANLEAMLGWDLRHWQTPTDP; encoded by the coding sequence ATGCCCGGGAGCGTAGGCGCTGTAGAGCTGCCATACACTCCAGCCAATGCGGCATCGGAGGCCGTGAAGACCCGCCGGCTGTCGTTCCTGATCTGCGGAGCCCAGAAGAGCGGCACCAGCGCTCTGCACGATTACCTGCGGCGGCACCCCCAGATCGACCTGCCGCTGGTGAAGGAGCTGCACCTGTTCGACAACGAAGCCGCGGATTGGAGTGATGCCGGCATCGATCGGATCGATGCGGCCATCGCCCGTCACTTTCCGTCCACGCAGTCGGGCCGCTGTTGCGGCGAAGCCACACCGGTGAGCCTGTGGTGGGTGCCGGCGATGGAACGGATCTGGCGCTACAACCCGGCGATGCGGCTGATCGCGATCCTGCGCAATCCGATCAGTCGGGCCTATGCCAACTGGCGGATGGAGCAGCTGAAGGGCAGGGACAGGGGCCCCCTGCCGTTGTCCCTGGCCGAGGAGGAACAACGCTGCCGCGAGTCCCTGCCGCTTCAGCACCGGGTGCGTTCATACCTCAGCCGCGGCCTGTACAGCGAACAGATCCGGCGGGTGTGGCGCTACTTTCCGCGCGAGCAGCTGCTGCTGCTGCGCCAGGAGGAGCTGATGGAGCAGCCCGCCACAACCCTGGCGCGGATCCATGCCCACCTCGGTGTGGAGCCACTGCCGTTTGAAGGGGCCCAATCGGTGATCTCCTGGCGGTCGGTTCCGGAGCAGACCCCGAATCGACCCCTGCCCCAGCCCGAGACGATCCCAAACAAAGCCCCCACAGCTGTGCGCGACGCCCTGCAACGGCTGTACGCACCGGAAATCGCCAACCTGGAGGCCATGCTTGGCTGGGACCTCCGGCACTGGCAAACCCCCACCGACCCATGA
- a CDS encoding 2OG-Fe(II) oxygenase, producing MHRLDPHRLQQQATSAAADFSGAAPFAHAVLDGFLPQDHAEALARDFPAPDDPIWADWRQRTGHQYGKQGTRNSDNFGCLSDTLYSSLLEFNSSVFLQFLQQLTGLEALLPDPYFQGGGLHQIVSGGILDIHTDFNDYRRLGIYRRLNVLLYLTADWQPGDGGELELWNGPPPDGSCVRQLPPLFNRLVVFKTDKSSFHGHTHEWMPRDRTRRSIALYYYTCDPEPGQHYDACTDFQSVVKKALPSRS from the coding sequence ATGCATCGCCTCGATCCGCACCGGCTGCAGCAGCAGGCGACTTCCGCCGCCGCTGATTTCAGCGGGGCAGCCCCCTTCGCCCATGCCGTTCTGGATGGCTTCCTGCCCCAAGACCATGCCGAGGCCCTGGCCAGGGATTTTCCGGCGCCCGACGATCCGATCTGGGCCGATTGGCGCCAGCGCACTGGTCATCAGTACGGCAAGCAGGGCACTCGCAACAGCGACAACTTTGGCTGCCTGTCCGACACCCTTTATTCCTCACTGCTGGAGTTCAACTCCAGTGTGTTCCTTCAGTTTCTGCAGCAGCTCACCGGCCTTGAGGCGTTGCTGCCGGATCCCTATTTCCAGGGAGGTGGTCTGCATCAGATCGTCAGCGGTGGGATTCTGGACATCCACACCGATTTCAACGACTACCGCCGGCTGGGCATCTACCGGCGCTTGAACGTGCTCCTCTATCTCACGGCCGACTGGCAGCCCGGTGATGGCGGCGAGCTGGAACTCTGGAATGGTCCTCCGCCGGACGGCTCCTGCGTCAGGCAACTGCCGCCGCTGTTCAACCGTCTGGTGGTGTTCAAGACCGACAAGAGCTCGTTTCATGGCCACACCCATGAATGGATGCCCCGCGACCGCACCCGCCGCTCGATCGCCCTGTACTACTACACCTGTGATCCCGAGCCCGGCCAGCACTATGACGCCTGCACCGACTTTCAGTCCGTGGTGAAGAAGGCGTTGCCCTCGCGCAGCTGA